ATTAAGACTATTATATCATCATAACCTTAAAACCCTATATATGAAATTAAGGGGACAGTGCAGAATAACATATTTTCAGTGTCAATGCATTAAAGTTAATTTCCAAATCCTAAAAATTCCTCCCGTAAAAGTTAAAACTAAGGGGGGAAAAGCCCTGGAATCATGATATAGAATGTAAATGCAAATTTCAGGTAGACAAATCCAaataaaaaaagacaaaaatgaGATTTAAGATGGTTCATACCATATCTTGCCCATAATTGGGGTTCAACTCCACTGCATTCACGGACCAATATTGGCAATTTTGGGTTCAATGTCTTCAGTTCCTTATAATTCTTTTCCACAAAAGCCCTgagacaaaaagaaaaatgataaaaGCTCCTTTTGTATTCACTTATGTATGAGATGTAAGTTGAACAAAGCAACCATTGTGCATGTATAAACCTTGCAGATGAGCTTGCAGGTGATGACTGGCACATCAAAATCCGAAGCTCTTTTATGTTCTTTGAAATGTGTCCTCTCCATGCCATTGCTTTCCTAGTTCAAAGTTACAGTATTAGTCAGATTTACAAGGCAAGACAAAATAGAGGTAACGCCTAAGAAATGCAAGCTAAAGTGCTAAACCACCATTGGCGTCCGTCTAGTGGTAGTCTGATTGGAAAAGTATATATAAATACAAAGATATTGCATGTGTAAACTACAACCAGAAACTCACAACAAGTAGTTTTATTATTGTCATTTTGTAAAAGCTCAATGGAAAGCAGTCTTTGAACACTTTGAGTATAATAATTTGGATCTAAAAACGCTTCTCATGAAATAGATAATTTTTACAAAATGAACATATGAAATTATGCAACAAACCAAAACCTAGAAACCATACATGAATCAATCAACCCAATTTTCAGCTCCATCAAAACCCAAATTCTTACAGCAATTCCCATTTAACAAAGAAATGAAATTCAAAGCACATTCTTATCACAATCCCTAGAGTGagcgatgatgatgatgaagacgaaaatgaaaaaaattgataGGAATGCAGAGAAAAATGATTCATAGTCAGATCAAACAATAGCAGGAGAGAGTGAAAAATGTAATCTTTGATTCAAACCTGAGGTGATGCCAAAAGGGTCGGATATGGAAGATGGCGGAGGTGAACTGAAAGATTCTGGCGTTTGTTTCGTGGGGAGGAGAGAGGAAAAGGGCCACCAACTCAAAAGGGTAGACCTGTCATTATACAAATTCTTCAGGGTTACTATGGTAAACCATTGAGTTTGTTTTTTAATTGAGATATATTATTTCAAATTGTACTTGGAAAATCAGAAATTAGAATTAGGTTATTTTTTGTAATTATTCTCCTCTTTGGAAATAAACCATATTCACATTTACCTTATGGAAAAAAAGTTTGAAAGGGTTCCACTCTGATCAACATCACAGATCAGTTCATGCATTCAGAATCAGAAATTGCTTATAAAGGTAATTACATATCATCCATTAACACAACTCTCACATCGACAGTGAAAATCAAACACACAATCTTCAAAGACCAAGTGTTTTAATCTTACCAATCGAGTCAATTTGTGTTGGTCATACTCACATTTACCTAATTCATTATTAAGTATGTCTAAGTGAGAACTTAGACataatttctttctttcaatttattttaaataaatgaaatcTCTCCCAAGTGATCATATTATCTGTGATAATTTATCCTCAAAATCGTTTGAAGATTAGTTGAGTTACTTTCATCCCAGTCAATCAAAACAAGAGGTttgttcacttttttttatGTCTATTCATTTCATTATCGAAAATGTCCGTTTATACTAGTTTCAACGAATATCcaagaaataaacaaaatgTCTTCTtcactttttaaattataactttttatttaattttaaatgtaaTGAGCTCTACGAGTATTTAGGAATGCAATATTCGATACATTGTAGTAAAAGTCTAATATCTTTCCAAGAGTATGTTTCATAACAATGAAACTTAGAAAAAcatcacataatcacataataGGTGATGAAACTGAAGAGCGAGAAAGTGCAAAGAAAGACGTTGGTAATTTGGCCTGA
This portion of the Lotus japonicus ecotype B-129 chromosome 3, LjGifu_v1.2 genome encodes:
- the LOC130747703 gene encoding NADH dehydrogenase [ubiquinone] 1 alpha subcomplex subunit 2, with product MAWRGHISKNIKELRILMCQSSPASSSARAFVEKNYKELKTLNPKLPILVRECSGVEPQLWARYDLGVEKGIKLEGLTETQISKALEDLVKAGESSKV